The Xenopus tropicalis strain Nigerian chromosome 2, UCB_Xtro_10.0, whole genome shotgun sequence genome window below encodes:
- the smug1 gene encoding single-strand selective monofunctional uracil DNA glycosylase (The RefSeq protein has 1 substitution compared to this genomic sequence), whose protein sequence is MEMAGELEKDESILSTHCSGVPSITASAECPANNFLKVELELNLKLSNLVFQDPIQYVYNPLLYAWAPHEKYVQTYCQSRKEVLFLGMNPGPFGMAQTGVPFGEVNHVRNWLQIEGPVSKPEVEHPKRRIRGFECPQSEVSGARFWSFFKSLCGQPETFFQHCFVHNHCPLIFMNHSGKNLTPTDLPKAQRETLLEICDEALCQAVRVLGVKLVIGVGRFSEQRARKALTAEGIDVTVKGIMHPSPRNPQANKGWEGVVSAQLQELGVLSLLTG, encoded by the exons ATAGAGATGGCAGGGG AGTTAGAAAAAGATGAATCGATTCTTTCTACACATTGCTCTGGTGTACCTTCCATCACTGCTTCTGCTGAGTGTCCAGCCAACAATTTCCTGAAAGTGGAACTTGAGCTGAACTTGAAACTGTCTAATCTGGTTTTCCAGGATCCAATACAGTATGTGTACAATCCTTTGTTATATGCATGGGCCCCTCATGAGAAGTACGTGCAGACATACTGCCAGTCCAGAAAGGAAGTCTTGTTTTTGGGTATGAACCCAGGGCCATTCGGCATGGCACAGACAGGG GTTCCTTTTGGGGAGGTTAATCATGTACGCAACTGGTTGCAGATTGAAGGGCCTGTATCAAAGCCAGAAGTGGAACATCCAAAAAGGCGAATTCGTGGCTTTGAATGTCCCCAGAGTGAAGTTAGCGGTGCCCGATTTTGGAGTTTCTTTAAGTCGCTTTGTGGACAACCTGAGACTTTTTTCCAGCACTGCTTCGTACATAACCACTGTCCTCTTATCTTCATGAACCATTCAGGCAAGAACTTGACTCCGACAGACCTTCCTAAGGCACAACGGGAAACCTTGCTGGAGATATGTGATGAAGCCCTTTGTCAAGCTGTTAGggtacttggagtaaaactggttATTGGAGTTGGGAGGTTCTCTGAGCAACGTGCAAGAAAGGCCCTAACAGCCGAAGGAATTGATGTTACTGTAAAAGGAATAATGCATCCTTCTCCCAGGAACCCACAAGCTAACAAAGGCTGGGAAGGAGTGGTTAGTGCCCAGTTGCAGGAACTCGGAGTACTGTCTTTACTGACTGGATGA